One region of Salvia miltiorrhiza cultivar Shanhuang (shh) chromosome 3, IMPLAD_Smil_shh, whole genome shotgun sequence genomic DNA includes:
- the LOC131016722 gene encoding ankyrin repeat-containing protein At5g02620-like: MEAKPQKQIKKQLTGKRDDSALHSAAREGNLEVVVEIINGCGGGGEELIELLSKQNQSGETALYAAAECGHVELVEEMIKHYDVGFAALKAKNGFDAFHIAAKMGKLGVLKALMEADPELLATVDQSNTTALHTAAAQGHVEVVSFLLERNSSLATIARNNGKTALHSSARYGHLEVVKAILRKEPGIATWQDKKGQTALHMAVKGTSTHVVDDLIAADSALLTMQDAKANTALHIATRKARPQILEALLKHKELNKEAINKSGETALDTAEKTGHSAVVALLQQSGVKSAKSLSPPSAARQLKQTVSDIKHEVHDQLQHTRQTRRRVRGIAKRLGKMQSEGLNNAITSTTVVAVLIATVAFAAIFTLPGQYADDRKNVPKGLSLGEANIAPNVEFTIFLIFDSLALFISLAVVVVQTSVVVVERRAKKQMMAVINKLMWLACTFVSVAFLALCYIIVGEEERWLAVGVTVIGSLIMATTLGTLCYWVVMHRIEASNLRRSARNSRSQSWSVSVMSDSDAAEEACNKLYAL; this comes from the exons atggaAGCTAAGCCGCAGAAGCAGATAAAGAAGCAGCTAACGGGGAAAAGGGATGATTCAGCTCTGCATTCAGCTGCGAGAGAAGGGAATTTGGAGGTGGTGGTTGAGATCATCAATGgctgcggcggcggaggagaggAGCTCATTGAGCTGCTGTCGAAGCAGAACCAGTCCGGCGAAACCGCCCTTTACGCAGCGGCGGAGTGCGGCCACGTTGAGCTGGTTGAGGAGATGATCAAGCACTATGATGTTGGCTTTGCAGCCTTGAAGGCTAAGAATGGTTTTGATGCCTTTCATATCGCTGCCAAGATGGGCAAATTAG GAGTGTTGAAGGCTCTGATGGAGGCGGATCCTGAGCTGCTGGCGACGGTGGACCAATCGAACACGACGGCGTTGCACACGGCGGCAGCGCAAGGGCACGTTGAGGTGGTGAGTTTCCTGTTGGAGAGGAATAGCAGTCTTGCCACAATAGCAAGAAACAATGGGAAAACGGCACTGCATTCTTCAGCGAGATACGGCCATTTGGAGGTGGTGAAGGCCATTCTACGGAAAGAGCCCGGGATCGCCACGTGGCAAGACAAGAAGGGCCAGACGGCCCTTCACATGGCCGTCAAGGGCACCAGCACTCATGTCGTCGATGACCTCATCGCCGCCGATTCTGCTCTTCTAACAATGCAGGATGCCAAGGCCAATACCGCATTGCATATAGCCACAAGAAAGGCTCGACCGCAG attctggaagctctgctcaaACACAAAGAGCTAAACAAAGAAGCCATCAACAAATCAGGGGAGACCGCCTTGGACACGGCCGAGAAGACCGGGCATTCGGCGGTGGTGGCCCTCCTGCAGCAGTCCGGCGTGAAGAGCGCGAAATCCCTGTCGCCGCCGAGCGCGGCGCGGCAGCTGAAGCAGACGGTGAGCGACATCAAGCACGAGGTGCACGACCAGCTGCAGCACACGCGGCAGACGAGGCGGCGGGTGCGCGGCATCGCCAAGCGCCTCGGGAAGATGCAGTCGGAGGGCCTCAACAACGCCATCACCTCCACCACGGTGGTGGCCGTGCTGATCGCCACGGTGGCGTTCGCGGCCATCTTCACGCTGCCGGGGCAGTACGCGGATGACCGGAAGAATGTCCCCAAGGGGCTCTCCCTCGGGGAGGCCAACATCGCCCCCAATGTGGAATTCACCATCTTCCTGATATTCGACTCGCTGGCGCTCTTCATATCgctggcggtggtggtggtgcagacgtcggtggtggtggtggagaggCGGGCGAAGAAGCAGATGATGGCGGTCATCAACAAGCTCATGTGGCTGGCCTGCACGTTCGTGTCGGTGGCGTTCCTGGCGCTGTGCTACATCATAGTGGGGGAGGAGGAGCGGTGGCTGGCGGTGGGGGTGACGGTGATTGGGAGCTTGATCATGGCAACCACGCTGGGGACGCTCTGCTATTGGGTGGTGATGCATAGGATTGAGGCCTCCAACCTCAGGAGGTCAGCTAGAAACAGCCGCTCACAGTCGTGGTCGGTGTCGGTCATGTCCGACTCCGACGCCGCCGAGGAAGCCTGCAATAAGCTCTATGCTCTCTGA